In the genome of Aedes aegypti strain LVP_AGWG chromosome 2, AaegL5.0 Primary Assembly, whole genome shotgun sequence, the window TTGACTGTTTTctgtttatgattttttcaaaacatttctaCAAGTGTTTTTTTCATCGATTTGAATCCTAAAATCGAGAGGATGGAGATATTTTTGTAGCATTGGTAGTTTTACTCTTCTCATTGATGCTGCTTCATGCCTATTTTAAATTGGTGACAGTTTTTTAAGAACAAGCCATTTAGATTATCCTTGCCCCAGGCAAATGGaggaatatttcaaattactACAGTTAACCACATTTTAAATATACTGTCCATTAGTATGAGAAAGGTATTGCGATACCCGTTTTAAACTAATGTTTGTAGTTTTCAAATCACTTTTTTTGATCATTCTTGTGACTAAAATCACTATTATCACTATGCTGTCTTGCTAACATCCCTGTATATACCATATATACTAAACCGCTATGGCACAGTTTATGTATGGAGGAGACTTTTGAACTTTTGTATGGATCGTCACGTTAACATGAACCACACCTCTTCCCCTaaaagcgtgacataatttatggacgACCACTTCATCCTTTTTCATGAATGCATAAATGTTTAGTTTACACAACCTTTATCACCATGAACCACCGCCCCCTCTCTAACCCCCTACCCCCTttatgaccacgtggtttatggatagTCCCTTTAtcgttcatttatttttttgcagtatGTGTTTGTGGACAACAAGAAAAAGTAGCTGCGTTACTGAAGCAGAACAAAGAGCAGGCATCGCAAATGGAGAAAATAAGAACGAAATACGAGGAATGCCGTAAACGTTGCCTGAAGTTAACTGACTCGCTCAACTCAAAAATTCTCGGAAAGCCTCATGAAGATGTATTCACCGCGATCGAAGGATCTACGAGcaaggaaaaattaaaaaaaatttcggaGGCGGCTCAAAATAGTGATTACGTCTTTGTAAAGCTACTGATGCATGACGTGTGGCCTATGGGGTTGAAAGATAGATCAGTGACTGGCCGCGCATCAAACAACCCGCAAGGACGAAGCAAGACAGAGGACATAGGAGGACTTACTGATGGCAATGCAGCTACGCCCAAGACGCCCCTGGAGCCCGAGAAAGTGTCCTACATTGAAGGTTACTATATTAAAACTCATGACTCTTCTtgattaaacaaaaatatttcagatcGTTTGTTCGAACATCGGACGTACCAGGGAGATTCAGGAGCAGAAGCAAGAGTGAAGGCCAAAGAATGTGGCCGAGAAATGGCACGAGTGATCGCATATTACGGGAAGAAGGAGGCACCGTCTGCTGATTAGAGCAAACTCGTTCAACGTTCAactattttgattgaaatgaattttaaagaatgttttggtttgtattCGTATTGTTGAATTTTATTACATAACGTCCTAGAAGCAGGAGttcttttattttatcaaaaatcaaCCATAACTACCAAGTGTATATGGATGATAGGTATTTTTTGTGTATCAACAAGAAAAGACAAAAATGTCTAAATAAATGATGTGTTAATTCAAAGATATCTgtaattttctttatttatttcatacACGATGAAACTTAAATTGCTTTTTAgaattataattaaatttgttataatctaaatcaattataataaaatttgttacgGTCGACCCAGGAAAAATTATGACACAATGTGCTATAATTTTGTTCTAGACGATAAcaggatttgttataaatttgataCTTTTTAACATATTCTATGGAACAAATTAAGTTATATTGTTGTTGaagttataacaaattttgttattttttcgtttaaatcagaggaaattttgttagaatttctgttattttaactactaacggtacatgttttataacaaatggtgatatgaaaaaaatgcatatcaaaataacaagttttgtaataattttgtttcttCCTTCTGGTCGGGtaagctgtaaaacaacaacttgtggcgcatctactcagtttgttggatgtaaacattgcgtttgacgtttcgca includes:
- the LOC110675182 gene encoding uncharacterized protein LOC110675182, whose translation is MCCREKKIGIQRSPKVTRKVILPSKPKVENASDPEPSIYKKDKTSAIEQFDNQQPGTSYHKCPQQGKKANALSTSSATPDPGKHDESSLINLGASTSRQQITNVDMDILMDWTEFDTENTSTTFSDNLNKDASEQPSKRIGKTYTRPKTAKENLANRPSNSERLEQTVSSDIVCVCGQQEKVAALLKQNKEQASQMEKIRTKYEECRKRCLKLTDSLNSKILGKPHEDVFTAIEGSTSKEKLKKISEAAQNSDYVFVKLLMHDVWPMGLKDRSVTGRASNNPQGRSKTEDIGGLTDGNAATPKTPLEPEKVSYIEDRLFEHRTYQGDSGAEARVKAKECGREMARVIAYYGKKEAPSAD